A genome region from Phycisphaerae bacterium includes the following:
- a CDS encoding Gfo/Idh/MocA family oxidoreductase, which produces MQDSTTRRSFLQALGLGTAALGVTGIARAEEKVIQGFEKEATDLNASKDWKPVSDRKVRVGIAGYGVCRFGAAFSFQDHPNVEIVAVSDLDSDKCAALAKAVRCEKTYPSAEEMIKDQKIEAVFVATDAPSHARLAIMALQHGKHVCSAVPACFGSIEDADKLFEAVKTTGLKYMLFETSYFHADLYAMREIYKAGGFGKLVYAEGEYYHYMEEPIDSYKGWRVGLPPQWYPTHSNAYYVGVGGGSFTEVCCMGMPSIIPHLRPENNPYKNPFGTEIALFRTSEGGSARMAVSWDSPGAGGEMGRIRGQRGTFYGKYEGLEKNLPDTRRPPLPPKVEAGGHGGSHGHLMNEFVTAILQDRKPLVDIAQALNMTVAGIVAHQSALKDGELLKIPQYKL; this is translated from the coding sequence ATGCAGGATTCCACCACAAGACGTTCGTTTCTGCAGGCATTGGGTCTGGGTACCGCCGCTCTCGGCGTGACGGGGATCGCCCGCGCCGAGGAGAAGGTAATCCAGGGATTTGAGAAGGAAGCGACCGATTTGAACGCATCCAAGGACTGGAAGCCCGTCTCGGATCGCAAGGTTCGCGTCGGTATTGCCGGATATGGCGTATGCCGGTTCGGGGCGGCGTTCAGCTTCCAGGACCATCCCAACGTCGAGATCGTGGCTGTCAGCGACCTGGATTCCGACAAATGCGCTGCTCTGGCCAAGGCCGTCCGTTGCGAGAAAACCTATCCTTCGGCCGAAGAGATGATCAAGGATCAGAAGATCGAAGCGGTGTTCGTCGCGACCGATGCCCCGAGCCACGCGCGGCTGGCCATAATGGCTCTCCAACACGGCAAGCACGTGTGCTCGGCCGTGCCGGCGTGCTTCGGTTCGATCGAGGACGCCGACAAGCTCTTTGAGGCGGTCAAGACAACCGGCCTCAAGTACATGCTCTTTGAGACCTCGTATTTCCATGCCGATTTGTACGCCATGCGGGAGATCTACAAGGCCGGCGGCTTCGGCAAGCTGGTTTACGCCGAAGGAGAGTATTACCACTATATGGAAGAGCCGATCGACTCATACAAAGGTTGGCGCGTCGGCCTGCCGCCGCAGTGGTACCCGACGCACTCGAATGCCTACTACGTCGGCGTGGGAGGGGGCAGCTTCACGGAAGTCTGTTGCATGGGAATGCCCAGCATCATCCCGCACCTTCGGCCCGAGAACAACCCTTACAAGAACCCGTTCGGCACCGAGATCGCTTTATTCCGCACCAGCGAAGGCGGATCGGCGCGGATGGCGGTCAGTTGGGACTCTCCGGGCGCGGGCGGCGAGATGGGCCGGATTCGAGGGCAGCGGGGCACGTTTTACGGCAAGTACGAGGGACTGGAGAAGAACCTGCCGGATACCAGGCGCCCGCCGCTTCCGCCCAAGGTGGAAGCCGGAGGTCACGGCGGCTCGCACGGCCACCTGATGAACGAATTCGTCACCGCGATCCTCCAAGACCGCAAGCCGCTGGTGGATATCGCCCAGGCATTGAACATGACCGTTGCCGGCATCGTTGCTCACCAGTCGGCTTTGAAGGACGGTGAACTGCTCAAGATACCGCAGTACAAACTGTGA
- a CDS encoding vitamin K epoxide reductase family protein — protein MRQSAAAVTGVVFAALLALAGLAASAVLLQRHVAVEVGSDPVLGAMCEDAEGQSSCDAILASKWGKIVLGRGDKSVTIPTAMFGFAFFACMASWYITVGQARGSRRWLHFLPVLGAAVGAVICIWLDVIMWSRFDRPCWLCFLVHVLTLALLLVTLLLWPRQGMAAGPAVAPAGHIVESSYGRQSELSHPPLHLVLAAVLTAAAMSAAGWGIYQSRLRKAYSNEYFAKWQEYDGDYAAKHAKFMSQPQLQIPIMPEDPVRGPADAPHTVVVFTDFQCPHCRLIADMLDERMKEYPGRFRVVFKYFPMNTTCNIYIKNTPHGAACAAAVTAEAARILGGNETFWKMHDELFRDPEGFAKRSTEYVKQACEKLGIDHDALWKQIKTYGIWDRIRSNVGQGSALGVNATPTLFFDGRRMAGWGDRHTWRFLVESPPSKTPHAVPATYPVLGTRPASTAPSVPVTTTRAAAAPPTTRAATAPAM, from the coding sequence ATGAGACAAAGCGCAGCAGCAGTCACCGGCGTGGTCTTTGCGGCGCTGCTGGCCTTGGCGGGTCTGGCGGCCAGCGCCGTTCTCCTTCAGCGTCACGTTGCTGTCGAGGTCGGCAGCGATCCGGTTCTCGGCGCCATGTGTGAAGACGCCGAGGGGCAGTCAAGCTGCGACGCGATCCTGGCCAGCAAGTGGGGCAAAATAGTGCTGGGCCGGGGCGACAAGAGTGTGACCATCCCGACGGCGATGTTCGGATTTGCGTTTTTCGCCTGCATGGCCTCGTGGTACATCACGGTGGGGCAGGCGCGCGGGTCGCGGCGGTGGTTGCATTTTCTGCCCGTTCTGGGGGCGGCCGTCGGAGCCGTGATCTGCATCTGGCTTGACGTGATCATGTGGTCCAGGTTTGATCGGCCCTGCTGGTTGTGTTTTCTGGTGCATGTGCTGACCCTGGCGCTGCTGCTGGTGACCCTGCTTCTGTGGCCAAGACAGGGCATGGCGGCGGGCCCCGCGGTCGCGCCGGCCGGGCACATCGTGGAGAGTTCGTACGGCCGCCAGTCAGAGTTGTCTCACCCACCGCTGCATCTGGTCCTGGCCGCCGTATTGACGGCCGCCGCTATGAGCGCTGCCGGCTGGGGAATCTACCAGTCACGTTTGCGGAAGGCCTACAGCAACGAGTACTTCGCGAAGTGGCAGGAATACGACGGCGATTATGCCGCCAAACACGCGAAGTTCATGTCTCAACCCCAGTTGCAGATTCCGATCATGCCCGAGGACCCGGTCCGCGGCCCGGCCGACGCCCCACACACCGTGGTCGTTTTCACTGACTTCCAGTGTCCGCATTGCAGACTGATAGCTGACATGCTCGATGAGCGCATGAAGGAATACCCGGGCCGCTTCCGCGTGGTCTTCAAGTACTTCCCCATGAACACCACGTGCAACATCTACATCAAGAACACGCCGCACGGCGCGGCCTGTGCCGCCGCCGTCACGGCCGAGGCTGCCCGGATTCTTGGCGGGAATGAAACGTTCTGGAAAATGCACGACGAGCTGTTCCGCGATCCGGAAGGTTTCGCCAAGCGCAGCACCGAATATGTCAAGCAAGCTTGCGAGAAGCTGGGAATAGACCACGACGCACTCTGGAAACAGATCAAGACGTACGGCATTTGGGATCGAATCCGCTCCAACGTGGGCCAAGGCAGTGCCTTGGGCGTCAACGCGACCCCGACGCTGTTCTTCGACGGTCGGCGCATGGCCGGCTGGGGCGACCGTCACACTTGGCGATTCCTTGTGGAGAGCCCGCCCTCCAAGACCCCACACGCGGTTCCCGCGACATACCCGGTCTTGGGGACACGGCCCGCAAGCACCGCGCCATCGGTTCCCGTAACGACGACCCGCGCCGCAGCCGCGCCCCCGACGACGCGGGCCGCGACCGCACCGGCAATGTAA
- a CDS encoding sugar porter family MFS transporter, whose translation MNAGRESGSLLYVVLLVLVAALGGLLFGYDTAVISGATEFLSQKFALDENWEGWAAACTLLGCMLGAGTAGTLSDRFGRKKTMLLAAVLFGLSALGAALPRNLNQFVMARMIGGLGIGIASMMSPMYIAEVSPSRIRGRLVSVNQFAIIFGMLVVYFVNAYIARQGGADDQDWNIHYGWRWMFGSGVLPAVLFFVLLFFVPESPRWLVSRGQEDRAESVLARIGGKAHAGREIGEIRDALSLETSSLGQLFAPRMRLPLLIGIGLAVLQQITGINIVLYYAPKIFSSTGLKITDAIGHTVLVGAVNLAFTVVAIWVVDRVGRKPLLLTASAGMGLSLLLLGEAFRRERFHGPWVLVLVLAYVASFAIAMGPVVWVVIAEIFPTGIRGRAMAVATVCLWFACFMVTQTFPRMLKHLGGNTFFIYAVMCAFCFVFVAAFVPETKGKSLEEIERGWMRRENR comes from the coding sequence ATGAACGCTGGCAGAGAATCGGGCAGTCTCCTCTACGTGGTGCTGTTGGTGCTGGTCGCGGCGCTGGGCGGTTTGTTGTTCGGTTACGACACGGCGGTGATTTCGGGCGCGACCGAGTTCCTGAGTCAGAAGTTCGCGCTCGACGAGAACTGGGAAGGCTGGGCCGCGGCCTGCACCTTGCTGGGCTGCATGCTCGGTGCGGGCACGGCCGGAACGCTGAGCGATCGCTTCGGTCGCAAGAAGACGATGCTGTTGGCGGCGGTCCTGTTTGGCCTGTCCGCGTTGGGCGCGGCATTGCCTCGCAACCTTAACCAGTTCGTCATGGCACGGATGATCGGCGGGCTTGGCATCGGCATTGCCTCGATGATGTCGCCGATGTACATCGCCGAGGTTTCACCGAGCCGCATCCGCGGCCGCCTGGTTTCGGTCAACCAGTTCGCCATCATCTTCGGCATGCTGGTGGTCTACTTCGTCAATGCCTACATCGCCAGGCAGGGCGGCGCAGACGACCAGGATTGGAACATCCATTACGGCTGGCGCTGGATGTTCGGCTCCGGTGTGTTGCCGGCGGTTTTATTCTTCGTGCTGCTGTTCTTTGTGCCGGAAAGCCCGCGGTGGTTGGTGAGCCGGGGGCAGGAGGACCGGGCCGAATCCGTCCTGGCTCGCATCGGCGGGAAAGCTCATGCCGGGCGTGAAATCGGCGAAATCCGCGACGCCCTCTCGCTGGAGACGAGTTCACTGGGTCAGCTTTTCGCCCCGCGGATGCGGCTGCCGCTGCTGATCGGCATCGGGCTGGCCGTTCTCCAGCAAATCACGGGGATCAACATCGTGCTGTACTACGCGCCCAAGATCTTCAGCAGCACCGGCCTGAAGATCACCGACGCGATCGGCCACACCGTGCTGGTCGGGGCGGTCAACCTGGCATTTACCGTCGTCGCCATCTGGGTGGTCGACCGAGTCGGGCGCAAGCCGCTGCTGCTGACCGCCTCGGCCGGAATGGGGTTGTCGTTGCTGCTGCTGGGCGAAGCATTCCGGCGCGAACGATTCCACGGGCCGTGGGTGCTGGTTCTGGTGCTGGCTTACGTTGCCTCATTCGCGATTGCCATGGGGCCCGTCGTGTGGGTGGTGATCGCCGAGATCTTTCCGACCGGCATCCGCGGCCGGGCGATGGCCGTGGCCACCGTGTGTCTGTGGTTCGCCTGCTTCATGGTCACCCAGACGTTTCCGCGCATGCTCAAGCACCTCGGCGGCAACACCTTCTTCATCTACGCGGTCATGTGCGCCTTCTGCTTTGTCTTTGTGGCCGCTTTCGTGCCCGAAACCAAAGGCAAGTCGCTCGAAGAGATTGAGCGCGGCTGGATGCGCCGTGAGAATCGGTAA
- a CDS encoding PfkB family carbohydrate kinase, with protein sequence MSLLVTGSIAIDDVRSPFGSAEGVYGGSAVYFSFAATLFVPVRFVGVVGEDFPDDFRAFLTKRNIDLAGLEVRRGSKTFRWSGQYDQVTSDAETIAIELNVLAEAGPRIPPQFADSEYVFLAATHPSLQQDLVGQLKSPRLIVADTRNLWITNERAALLKTFSMVHGAILNDAEARLLTDRHNLVLAGRRIIEWGPRFVVIKKGENGVMLVTKDTVAVLPAFPTTEVKDPTGAGDSFAGGMMGCLAKQRDFSEVSLKRALAYGTITASFTIEDFSLRRIEKVTIDDVNRRLAEYKAMLSLE encoded by the coding sequence ATGTCACTACTGGTGACCGGCAGTATCGCAATTGACGATGTGAGAAGCCCCTTTGGCAGCGCCGAGGGCGTCTATGGAGGCTCGGCCGTGTATTTCTCATTCGCGGCCACGCTCTTTGTCCCGGTGCGGTTCGTAGGCGTCGTCGGCGAGGATTTCCCGGATGATTTCCGCGCGTTCCTGACGAAGCGGAACATCGATCTGGCAGGGCTCGAAGTCCGCAGGGGCAGCAAGACCTTCCGCTGGTCGGGGCAGTATGACCAGGTGACCAGTGATGCCGAGACCATCGCCATTGAACTGAACGTGCTGGCGGAGGCCGGCCCGAGGATCCCTCCGCAGTTCGCCGACAGTGAGTACGTTTTCCTGGCCGCGACGCACCCCTCGTTGCAGCAGGATCTTGTCGGCCAGCTCAAGTCTCCAAGACTGATCGTAGCGGACACGCGCAACCTCTGGATCACCAATGAACGAGCCGCCCTGCTCAAGACCTTCAGCATGGTTCACGGGGCCATCCTCAACGATGCCGAGGCTCGTTTGCTGACCGACAGGCACAACCTGGTGCTCGCCGGCCGACGGATCATCGAATGGGGACCGCGGTTCGTGGTGATCAAGAAGGGTGAAAACGGCGTGATGCTGGTCACCAAAGACACGGTGGCGGTGCTGCCGGCTTTCCCGACGACCGAAGTCAAGGATCCGACCGGGGCGGGTGACAGCTTCGCCGGCGGGATGATGGGCTGCCTGGCTAAACAACGCGACTTCAGCGAGGTCTCGCTCAAACGGGCCCTCGCTTACGGTACCATCACCGCGTCTTTTACCATTGAGGATTTCAGTCTGCGACGGATCGAGAAGGTGACCATCGACGACGTCAATCGACGGCTGGCCGAGTACAAGGCCATGCTATCGCTGGAATGA